A window of the Streptomyces formicae genome harbors these coding sequences:
- a CDS encoding oxidoreductase — protein MTSEKITAAAAGTWELGDLTVNRMGFGAMRLTGSAAFDLGAPSDRDRSIGVLRRAVDELGVNHIDTAAFYFSSLRSANELINRALAPYPDDLVIATKVGPGRDPSGTWLWARPDQLRGQVEENLRQLGRDHLDLVNFRAKNGSGSIAEHFAALAEVRDAGLVRHLGVSNVTPEQLAEARAVAPVVCVQNRYGLGAGREDDDFLHACGEQGIAFVPFFAIAGEGREAGAAADDSEEVLAVARAHGATPAQIRLAWTLQRGPHVLAIPGTGNPDHLAENVAAGALRLSQQEMELLASLLQGAA, from the coding sequence ATGACCTCGGAGAAGATCACCGCCGCGGCCGCGGGCACCTGGGAACTCGGCGACCTGACCGTCAACCGGATGGGCTTCGGGGCGATGCGCCTGACGGGCAGCGCCGCCTTCGACCTCGGCGCCCCGAGCGACCGCGACCGCTCGATCGGCGTGCTGCGCCGCGCGGTCGACGAACTCGGCGTCAACCACATCGACACGGCCGCCTTCTACTTCTCGTCGCTGCGCTCCGCCAACGAACTCATCAACCGGGCCCTGGCGCCGTACCCCGACGACCTGGTCATCGCCACCAAGGTCGGTCCGGGCCGCGACCCCTCGGGTACGTGGCTGTGGGCCCGGCCGGACCAACTGCGCGGCCAGGTCGAGGAGAACCTGCGCCAGCTCGGCCGCGACCACCTCGACCTGGTGAACTTCCGCGCCAAGAACGGCTCCGGTTCGATCGCCGAGCACTTCGCCGCGCTGGCCGAGGTCCGCGACGCCGGCCTCGTCCGCCACCTCGGGGTCTCCAACGTCACGCCCGAGCAGCTCGCCGAGGCCAGGGCCGTCGCTCCGGTGGTCTGCGTCCAGAACCGCTACGGCCTCGGCGCCGGCCGCGAGGACGACGACTTCCTGCACGCCTGCGGCGAGCAGGGCATCGCCTTCGTGCCGTTCTTCGCCATCGCGGGCGAAGGCCGCGAAGCGGGCGCGGCCGCCGACGACAGCGAGGAAGTCCTCGCCGTCGCCCGGGCCCACGGCGCGACCCCCGCCCAGATCCGCCTGGCCTGGACCCTCCAACGCGGTCCCCACGTCCTGGCCATTCCCGGCACCGGCAATCCGGACCATCTGGCGGAGAACGTGGCGGCCGGTGCGCTGCGGCTCTCGCAGCAGGAGATGGAGCTGCTCGCCTCGCTGCTCCAGGGCGCGGCGTGA
- a CDS encoding alkaline phosphatase D family protein, with protein MTDSLSRRRLLGAAAVAAASVGLGAPAAAAATTGTSTAYTSARPPLPSGLFTLGVASGDPLPTSTVLWTRLAPDPIAGGGMPERAVEVQWEVATDERFRRVVRRGSEYARPEFGHSVHVDPQGLRPDTEYFYRFRAAGTGGEISPVGRTRTAPAPGARAGSLRFAFASCQNFSAGYFHLYRDLVQQDVAFVAFLGDYIYESAPVATSLRVHEGTGEPYSLLNYRNRYAQYRTDPDLQAGHAAAPWIVTLDDHEIDNNWADDIPQDPGSQTPEAFRARRIAAFQAWYEHMPVRRSSRPNGPDMQIFRRFDFGDLARVHVLDTRQYRSDQVATIAEAEDPSRTMLGEQQEKWLDAGLLSGPQKWNLLANQTQVATNDRTAGEADSFDLDNWDGYRASRRKLMDTFASPRVANPVVLTGDRHSTFIMNLERNPEQQGTAVVGAELCGTSITSGGDIPPSSQQQFHTTYDPIAAESPHWRYWDNRRGYILCDVSRDRMESTLRSTEVVTKQEGPPVTPAARFVTESGRRGVTVA; from the coding sequence GTGACTGATTCCCTTTCCCGGCGCCGTCTGCTCGGTGCCGCCGCCGTCGCTGCCGCGAGCGTCGGCCTCGGCGCCCCCGCCGCGGCGGCCGCCACGACCGGCACCTCGACCGCGTACACGTCCGCCCGACCGCCCCTCCCCTCGGGCCTGTTCACGCTCGGCGTCGCCTCCGGCGACCCGCTGCCGACGTCCACCGTGCTGTGGACCCGGCTCGCGCCGGACCCGATCGCCGGGGGCGGCATGCCCGAGCGGGCCGTCGAGGTGCAGTGGGAGGTCGCGACCGACGAGCGGTTCCGCCGCGTGGTGCGCCGGGGCAGCGAGTACGCGCGGCCGGAGTTCGGGCACAGCGTCCACGTCGACCCGCAGGGGCTGCGTCCGGACACCGAGTACTTCTACCGCTTCCGGGCCGCCGGCACCGGTGGCGAGATATCGCCGGTCGGCCGCACCCGTACGGCGCCCGCCCCCGGCGCCCGCGCCGGCTCGCTGCGCTTCGCCTTCGCCTCCTGCCAGAACTTCTCGGCGGGCTACTTCCACCTCTACCGCGACCTCGTCCAGCAGGACGTCGCGTTCGTCGCCTTCCTCGGCGACTACATCTACGAGTCGGCTCCCGTCGCCACCTCGCTCCGCGTCCACGAGGGCACCGGCGAGCCGTACTCGCTGCTCAACTACCGCAACCGGTACGCCCAGTACCGCACCGACCCCGATCTCCAGGCCGGGCACGCCGCCGCGCCGTGGATCGTCACGCTCGACGACCACGAGATCGACAACAACTGGGCCGACGACATCCCGCAGGACCCCGGCAGCCAGACGCCGGAAGCCTTCCGCGCCCGGCGTATCGCCGCGTTCCAGGCCTGGTACGAGCACATGCCCGTGCGCCGTTCCTCCCGGCCCAACGGCCCCGACATGCAGATCTTCCGCCGCTTCGACTTCGGCGACCTCGCCCGCGTGCACGTGCTGGACACCCGCCAGTACCGCAGCGACCAGGTCGCCACGATCGCCGAGGCCGAGGACCCCTCGCGCACCATGCTCGGCGAGCAGCAGGAGAAGTGGCTCGACGCCGGGCTGCTGAGCGGCCCGCAGAAGTGGAACCTGCTCGCCAACCAGACGCAGGTCGCCACCAACGACCGCACCGCGGGCGAGGCCGACTCCTTCGACCTCGACAACTGGGACGGGTACCGCGCCAGCCGCCGCAAGCTGATGGACACCTTCGCCTCGCCCCGCGTGGCCAACCCGGTCGTGCTGACCGGCGACCGCCACTCCACGTTCATCATGAACCTGGAGCGCAACCCCGAGCAGCAGGGCACCGCGGTCGTCGGCGCCGAGCTGTGCGGCACCTCGATCACCTCGGGCGGCGACATCCCGCCGTCCTCGCAGCAGCAGTTCCACACCACGTACGACCCGATCGCCGCCGAGTCGCCGCACTGGCGCTACTGGGACAACCGGCGCGGCTACATCCTCTGCGACGTCAGCCGCGACCGCATGGAGTCCACGCTGCGCTCCACGGAGGTCGTGACCAAGCAGGAGGGCCCTCCGGTCACCCCCGCCGCGCGCTTCGTGACCGAGTCCGGGCGCCGTGGCGTGACGGTGGCCTGA
- a CDS encoding tripartite tricarboxylate transporter TctB family protein, giving the protein MSTPTTVDTPTTPEEPRRAGWLREHSELGVSVLLFLIGVLVLTDALTMDVDIAQRGPIGPTTVPLVVGAGLLIVAVLLAVDVLRGGRGEAEGGEDIDLSEPGDWRTVLLLTGVFLGNAVLIGPLGFPVSGALLFWGSAYALGSRHHHRDPLIAAVLSVITFYVFNNLLGVPLPGGPLMGVL; this is encoded by the coding sequence GTGAGCACTCCCACCACGGTGGACACCCCCACCACGCCCGAGGAGCCCCGTCGCGCCGGCTGGCTGCGCGAGCACTCCGAACTCGGCGTCAGCGTCCTGCTGTTCCTCATCGGCGTACTCGTCCTGACCGACGCGCTGACCATGGACGTCGACATCGCCCAGCGCGGCCCGATCGGCCCGACGACCGTCCCCCTCGTCGTCGGCGCCGGACTGCTCATCGTGGCCGTGCTGCTGGCGGTCGACGTCCTGCGCGGCGGCCGCGGCGAGGCGGAGGGCGGCGAGGACATCGACCTGTCCGAGCCCGGAGACTGGCGTACGGTCCTCCTTCTCACCGGGGTCTTCCTCGGCAACGCCGTCCTCATCGGCCCTCTCGGCTTCCCGGTCTCCGGGGCGCTGCTCTTCTGGGGCTCGGCGTACGCGCTGGGCAGCCGGCACCACCACCGCGACCCGCTGATCGCCGCCGTGCTCTCCGTCATCACCTTCTACGTCTTCAACAACCTGCTCGGGGTTCCGCTGCCCGGCGGCCCGCTGATGGGGGTGCTCTAG
- a CDS encoding Bug family tripartite tricarboxylate transporter substrate binding protein, whose translation MRLRTPIALLGAALLVLVGPPLLTPGSGADTGTQIPGLRFMVPNTPGGGYDITARTAAKNAEDAGLTHNVEVFNLPGAGGTVGLARLVGEHGNGRLAMSMGLGVVGAVHTNKSPKTLADTTPIARLTEEQDIVVVAKDSPYRTIEDLLAAWKKNPGKLPVGGGSSPGGPDHLAPMLMAQAAGIAPKSVNYVPFDGGGELLASILGNKVAFGVSGVGEYLDQIESGELRLLAVTGPERVPGLDAPTLREAGLDTDFTNWRGVVAPPGLSDAERDKLVGLVEKLHDSKQWRDSMKKNGWNDAFLTGDAFGDFLDGEDRRVDSVLKELGL comes from the coding sequence GTGCGACTGCGCACCCCCATCGCCCTGCTCGGGGCGGCGCTGCTGGTGCTCGTGGGGCCGCCGCTGCTCACCCCGGGCAGCGGCGCCGACACCGGCACGCAGATCCCCGGCCTGCGCTTCATGGTCCCCAACACTCCCGGCGGCGGATACGACATCACCGCCCGCACCGCGGCCAAGAACGCCGAGGACGCGGGGCTCACCCACAACGTCGAGGTGTTCAACCTCCCCGGTGCGGGCGGCACCGTCGGTCTCGCCCGGCTCGTCGGCGAGCACGGCAACGGCCGTCTCGCGATGTCCATGGGCCTCGGGGTCGTCGGCGCCGTCCACACCAACAAGTCCCCGAAGACCCTCGCCGACACCACCCCCATCGCCCGGCTCACGGAGGAGCAGGACATCGTGGTGGTCGCGAAGGACTCCCCGTACCGGACCATCGAGGACCTGCTCGCGGCCTGGAAGAAGAACCCGGGCAAGCTGCCCGTCGGCGGCGGCTCGTCGCCCGGCGGGCCCGACCACCTCGCCCCCATGCTCATGGCGCAGGCGGCCGGCATCGCCCCGAAGTCCGTCAACTACGTCCCCTTCGACGGAGGCGGCGAGCTGCTCGCCTCGATCCTCGGCAACAAGGTCGCCTTCGGCGTCTCGGGCGTCGGCGAGTACCTCGACCAGATCGAGTCCGGGGAGCTGCGGCTGCTCGCCGTGACCGGACCGGAGCGGGTGCCGGGGCTCGACGCGCCCACCCTCCGCGAAGCCGGGCTCGACACGGACTTCACCAACTGGCGCGGCGTCGTCGCCCCGCCCGGCCTCTCCGACGCCGAACGCGACAAGCTCGTCGGCCTCGTCGAGAAGCTGCACGACTCGAAGCAGTGGCGGGACTCGATGAAGAAGAACGGCTGGAACGACGCCTTCCTGACCGGGGACGCGTTCGGCGACTTCCTCGACGGCGAGGACCGGCGTGTCGATTCCGTACTGAAGGAGCTGGGGCTGTGA
- a CDS encoding response regulator, translating to MTRVLVVDDDFMVAKLHSRYVSAMAGFTVVGVAHSGAEALRAAERLRPDLVLLDVYLPDMDGLGVLRELRAAEQRDADRQPADVIFITAARDAGTIRSALRAGALHYLIKPFSQAALQEQLRHVASMRARLDGLDEARQEDVDQLFGTRPPGSRELPKGLAAHTADLVDRILRAHPEGLSATECAEAGSLSRVSARRYLEYFAETGRAEVTLRYGGTGRPERRYRRIG from the coding sequence GTGACAAGGGTTCTGGTGGTGGACGACGACTTCATGGTCGCCAAGCTGCACAGCCGCTACGTGTCCGCCATGGCCGGATTCACGGTCGTCGGCGTGGCCCACAGCGGCGCCGAAGCGCTGCGCGCCGCGGAGCGGCTCCGTCCCGATCTGGTGCTGCTCGACGTGTATCTGCCCGATATGGACGGGCTCGGTGTGCTGCGCGAACTTCGTGCCGCGGAGCAGCGCGACGCGGATCGGCAGCCGGCCGACGTCATCTTCATCACGGCCGCACGCGACGCGGGCACGATCCGCTCCGCCCTGCGCGCGGGAGCCCTGCACTACCTGATCAAGCCCTTCAGCCAGGCCGCGCTCCAGGAACAGCTGCGCCACGTGGCCTCGATGCGGGCCCGCCTCGACGGCCTCGACGAGGCCCGCCAGGAGGACGTCGACCAGCTCTTCGGCACCCGCCCGCCCGGCTCCCGCGAGCTGCCTAAGGGCCTCGCCGCCCACACCGCCGACCTCGTCGACCGCATCCTCCGCGCCCACCCGGAGGGGCTGTCCGCCACCGAGTGCGCCGAGGCCGGCTCCCTCTCCCGGGTCAGCGCCCGCCGCTACCTGGAGTACTTCGCGGAGACCGGACGCGCGGAGGTCACACTCCGGTACGGGGGGACCGGGCGGCCTGAGCGGCGGTACCGGCGGATCGGCTGA